A single region of the Buteo buteo chromosome 16, bButBut1.hap1.1, whole genome shotgun sequence genome encodes:
- the KDF1 gene encoding keratinocyte differentiation factor 1, translating into MLGRKTGLPHNLNSHRQLNQSYQEAVPLRTRPSKETDVNLEVFSGSTPEIKQSRTRAQQMRDRKGRKADLKDSNGREAETITFISGTAEAPPNQSFCCFSLSQAWNTYKAVFCCIVTCGGCFQDCSVCIPYPGPTETSTDDGKNGDYNGRLPNSPTNVSPTEKNGNQIKKSSMGSSFSYPDVKLKGIPVYQNRSPSHHLESDSCCKEQLPEKPFRNSIEKPPLPSSHRSSEEYYSFHESDLDISELNGSMSSREIDVLIFKKLTELFSVHQIDELAKCTSDTVFLEKTNKISDLINSITQDYNLDEQDAECRLVRGIIRISTRKSRVRPHISIPASQSHEEKSSRGNAPDSGNETMLESMVISQDDLAVQISEETPADVIARNMRRHSSAGSPTSRDSSFQDTETDSSGAPLLQVYC; encoded by the exons ATGCTGGGCCGGAAAACAGGACTCCCCCACAACCTGAACAGCCACCGCCAGCTGAACCAGTCCTACCAGGAGGCTGTGCCCCTGCGGACCAGACCATCCAAGGAGACAGATGTCAATTTGGAGGTGTTCAGCGGCTCTACACCTGAAATCAAACAGAGCCGCACTAGAGCCCAGCAGATGCGGGATAGGAAAGGTCGCAAAGCTGACCTCAAAGACTCTAACGGAAGAGAGGCAGAAACAATTACCTTTATTTCTGGTACAGCAGAGGCTCCCCCAAACCAGagcttttgctgtttctctctgtctcaGGCCTGGAACACATATAAGGCTGTTTTCTGTTGTATAGTGACCTGTGGGGGCTGCTTTCAGGACTGCAGTGTCTGTATCCCCTATCCAGGGCCCACCGAGACATCCACTGATGATGGAAAGAACGGAGATTATAATGGGCGACTGCCAAACAGCCCCACCAATGTCTCTCCCACTGAGAAGAATGGGAACCAGATCAAAAAGTCCAGCATGGGTAGCAGTTTTAGTTACCCAGATGTGAAACTGAAGGGCATTCCTGTCTATCAAAACAGGAGCCCCAGCCACCACCTGGAATCGGATTCATGCTGCAAAGAGCAGCTGCCAGAGAAGCCCTTCAGGAACAGCATAGAAAAGCCACCACTTCCCAGCAGCCACCGGAGTTCAGAGGAGTATTATTCCTTCCATGAGTCTGATCTGGACATCAGCGAGCTTAACGGCTCCATGTCCAGCAGGGAGATCGATGTCCTGATCTTCAAGAAACTGACAGAGCTCTTCAGCGTCCACCAGATTGATGAGCTGGCCAAGTGCACATCAGACACTGTCTTCCTGGAGAAGACCAACAAGATCTCGGACCTCATCAATAGCATAACTCAGGACTACAACCTGGATGAGCAGGATGCTGAATGCAGGCTGGTCCGAGGCATCATACGCATTAGCACCCGGAAAAGCAGGGTCCGGCCCCATATTTCTATCCCAGCCAGCCAGAGCCATGAGGAGAAGTCCAGCAGAGGCAACGCACCAGACAGCGGTAATGAAACGATGCTAGAGTCCATGGTCATCAGCCAAGATG ATTTGGCCGTACAAATATCAGAAGAAACACCAGCAGATGTGATAGCCAGGAATATGAGGCGGCACAGCAGCGCAG GCTCTCCAACAAGCAGAGATTCCTCTTTCCAAGACACAGAGACTGACTCTTCTGGAGCACCTCTGCTTCAGGTGTACTGTTAA
- the TRNP1 gene encoding TMF-regulated nuclear protein 1, with the protein MARRAVPSPVLVLRLDHCRCRYRTLAGASTGCHAILSCTKTGAGTEPRPVPVPPGADTNPGPVPVPGLGAVPNRAVPSPVPVLSPDPCRVPCHSELYRARCRYRARCGYRSGTRAGAVPAHTEPEHPPPGLYRTGPGSHSFPPFPLPRAGAEPVPEPPPAGPSRPKPAPPPGYISSPLLSPVPVPMAAAAAAAAAPPPPPPPSPPCPAADGEQRPDHGGPTTTGTGTTGNTTSGGNTTTSNDSPGSVELAAARRRLVAAEGRRRAAAELEGRVRQVHCALRHAELRLAARAEALGRLGAGVAQAQLALAAQSQRLQKGLRRRPRPRPAAFLAAARALRSCVPWAPPARSRGAGSPAAVARRLPAAPRSPA; encoded by the exons ATGGCACGCCGAGCTGTACCGAGCCCGGTGCTGGTACTGAGGCTGGACCATTGTCGGTGCCGGTACCGGACCCTTGCCGGTGCCAGTACCGGGTGCCATGCCATACTGAGCTGTACCAAGACCGGTGCCGGTACTGAGCCCAGACCCGTGCCGGTGCCG CCCGGTGCGGATACTAATCCCGGACCCGTGCCGGTGCCAGGACTGGGTGCCGTGCCAAACCGAGCTGTACCGAGCCCGGTGCCGGTACTGAGCCCGGACCCGTGCCGGGTGCCGTGCCATAGCGAGCTGTACCGAGCCCGGTGCCGGTACCGAGCCCGGTGCGGGTACCGATCCGGGACCCGTGCCGGTGCCGTACCGGCCCATACCGAGCCCGAGCATCCCCCGCCGGGGCTGTACCGTACCGGGCCGGGGTCGCActccttcccccccttcccccttccccgtGCCGGTGCGGAGCCGGTGCCGGAGCCGCCCCCGGCGGGGCCGAGCCGCCCGAAGCCGGCACCGCCCCCGGGCTATATATCCTCGCCGCTGCTCTCCCCGGTTCCCGTtcccatggcggcggcggcagcggcggcggcggctcctcctcctcctcctcctccatcacctCCGTGTCCGGCTGCGGACGGCGAGCAACGCCCCGATCACGGCGGTCCCACCACCACCGGTACCGGTACCACCGGCAACACCACCAGCGGCGgcaacaccaccaccagcaaCGACAGCCCCGGGTCGGTGGAGctggcggcggcgcggcggcggctggTGGCGGCCGAGGGTCGCCGTCGGGCTGCGGCCGAACTGGAAGGCCGGGTCCGGCAGGTTCACTGCGCCCTGCGGCACGCCGAGCTCCGCCTGGCCGCCCGAGCCGAGGCCTTGGGCCGCTTAGGAGCCGGGGTAGCCCAGGCCCAGCTGGCTTTGGCCGCTCAGAGCCAACGGTTGCAAAAGGGGCTTCGCCgtcgcccccggccccggcccgccgccttTTTGGCCGCCGCCCGCGCCCTCCGGAGCTGCGTTCCCTGGGCTCCCCCCGCCCGGTCCCGCGGGGCCGGTTCACCGGCAGCCGTTGCCCGTCGCTTGCCCGCCGCGCCCCGCAGTCCTGCttaa